In Bacteroidota bacterium, one genomic interval encodes:
- the prmA gene encoding 50S ribosomal protein L11 methyltransferase: MTNVYTELELVADEQFREHLIGILSQIGFEGFWEEGSILRCYISKERWSDGMLEEVERVARTIHRSGNSVLPKISVREIEGKNWNEEWEETIQPIHVTERIVITPSWHDYAAKPGELVLIIDPKMSFGTGYHETTRLVLKLMERYVKPGIKLLDVGTGTGVLAIAGIKLGASSAVGVDNDEWSYDNAIENLQLNHVENTTEIILGELSTVPAGRFDMIVANIQRNVIEPLLPEMKLRLASGGTIILSGLLNIDEEPMRKAITDHGFLITRMISENEWIALMLTSVIPNP; this comes from the coding sequence ATGACCAACGTGTACACTGAACTCGAACTCGTTGCGGACGAGCAGTTCCGCGAACATCTTATCGGTATTCTCTCACAGATTGGCTTTGAAGGATTTTGGGAGGAAGGATCGATCCTCCGGTGCTACATAAGCAAGGAACGATGGAGTGATGGAATGTTGGAGGAAGTGGAACGCGTCGCCAGAACCATTCATCGCTCGGGCAATTCCGTTCTTCCGAAAATCTCGGTACGGGAAATCGAAGGAAAGAACTGGAATGAAGAATGGGAAGAAACCATTCAGCCCATTCACGTCACGGAACGAATCGTCATCACGCCATCGTGGCACGACTATGCGGCAAAGCCCGGCGAGCTTGTTCTCATCATTGATCCGAAAATGTCATTCGGCACCGGCTATCATGAAACGACCCGACTTGTTTTGAAGCTGATGGAACGATACGTAAAGCCAGGGATCAAATTGTTGGATGTCGGAACGGGAACGGGCGTTCTCGCAATTGCAGGAATTAAGCTCGGAGCATCTTCCGCTGTCGGAGTTGATAACGACGAATGGTCGTACGACAATGCAATCGAGAATCTTCAACTTAATCATGTGGAGAACACGACAGAGATAATCTTGGGTGAACTTTCAACTGTTCCAGCAGGCAGATTTGATATGATCGTTGCCAACATCCAGCGAAATGTCATCGAGCCTCTTCTGCCTGAGATGAAATTGAGACTAGCTTCGGGCGGGACGATCATCCTTTCCGGCTTGCTCAACATTGATGAGGAACCCATGCGGAAAGCGATTACAGATCACGGATTTCTGATTACAAGAATGATTTCTGAGAATGAATGGATCGCCTTGATGCTGACATCCGTAATCCCCAATCCGTAA
- a CDS encoding Ppx/GppA family phosphatase, translating to MDRLDADIRNPQSVISHHMRIATIDIGTNTVLLLVAEVDSEGSIHRLAYEQRIPRLGKGVDGSKNLQPESMQRVIGVLQEYKSIISSFDIEKIVACGTSAVRDAANREEFAELVHSNTGLDLEVLSGDDEAYWTYRGAVSGIPGITKATVVDIGGGSTEITVGNDKDIIDSISLDVGSVRLTERFLKHDPPTHPELEASITLVEDEIAKAGRFDFKDSTLVGVAGTATSLAILAQGLKEFSIDAVTNYNLDLDTVYLLFRALRAMPMDEIRTQSTFLEGRHDVIVAGVLILREIMAHFKFKEMIVSERGVRYGLVLREFERNSKS from the coding sequence ATGGATCGCCTTGATGCTGACATCCGTAATCCCCAATCCGTAATCTCACATCATATGCGCATCGCAACGATTGACATAGGCACCAACACTGTTCTTCTTCTTGTCGCAGAGGTGGATAGTGAGGGAAGCATTCACCGGCTCGCTTACGAACAGCGCATCCCGCGCCTCGGCAAAGGAGTTGACGGCTCGAAGAATCTGCAGCCGGAATCGATGCAACGCGTAATTGGAGTCTTGCAAGAATACAAATCCATTATCTCCTCATTTGATATTGAGAAGATTGTTGCGTGCGGAACGAGTGCCGTCCGTGACGCGGCGAACAGGGAAGAATTTGCAGAACTCGTACACTCAAACACCGGATTGGACCTTGAAGTCCTGAGCGGCGATGACGAGGCGTACTGGACGTACCGCGGTGCAGTCAGCGGCATACCGGGAATTACTAAAGCAACCGTCGTCGATATCGGCGGCGGAAGCACCGAAATCACCGTCGGCAACGACAAAGACATCATCGATTCGATCAGCCTCGATGTCGGCAGTGTCCGGTTGACCGAACGCTTCTTGAAGCACGATCCGCCAACTCATCCCGAGTTGGAGGCTTCGATTACCCTTGTTGAAGACGAGATTGCTAAAGCAGGTCGGTTCGATTTCAAGGATTCGACACTGGTGGGAGTAGCGGGAACGGCTACCTCGCTCGCAATTCTTGCGCAAGGACTCAAAGAGTTCTCCATCGATGCAGTCACGAACTACAATCTCGACCTTGACACTGTGTACCTTCTCTTCAGGGCGTTACGGGCAATGCCTATGGACGAAATCCGCACGCAGTCTACGTTCCTTGAAGGCCGTCACGATGTAATTGTTGCAGGCGTTTTGATTCTTCGCGAGATTATGGCGCATTTCAAGTTCAAGGAGATGATTGTGAGTGAACGGGGCGTGAGGTACGGATTGGTGTTGAGAGAATTCGAAAGAAATTCGAAATCCTAA
- a CDS encoding four helix bundle protein produces the protein MSETPNPKRYDLEERTETFAKRVSRFVEGLQKTMSNLEYGKQLIRSSGSVGANYIEANEALGKKDFLMRIKICRKEAKESGYWLRLIQCSESSESERAALVQESTELMKIFGGILTKSQ, from the coding sequence ATGTCTGAAACACCAAATCCCAAACGATATGACCTTGAGGAACGAACGGAGACATTTGCGAAGAGAGTCAGTCGGTTCGTTGAAGGTTTGCAAAAGACAATGTCAAACCTTGAGTATGGAAAGCAACTCATCCGCTCGTCAGGTTCTGTTGGTGCCAACTACATCGAAGCAAATGAGGCGTTAGGCAAAAAGGACTTTCTGATGAGAATCAAGATTTGCCGAAAGGAAGCAAAGGAAAGCGGCTACTGGCTCCGTTTGATACAGTGCAGCGAGTCATCGGAATCAGAACGGGCCGCCTTGGTTCAGGAATCAACCGAGCTAATGAAAATCTTTGGAGGTATCCTCACAAAATCGCAGTAG
- a CDS encoding bifunctional homocysteine S-methyltransferase/methylenetetrahydrofolate reductase, which translates to MKTFRERLGKEVILFDGGVGTYLYEKGIFINTCFDELNLINPDIVSEVHRDYVNAGADVIETNTYGANRFKLAAHGLETKVHEVNLKGAQIAKKIAGDSVLVAGSVGPLGVQIEPLGKLSYDEAKDVFKEQIKGLLDGGADLIILETFSLVSELQQAIRAAKELNPDIPIIAQVTINDDGNLLSGASMQSFVEGMAQFQLDAIGLNCSVGPKTMLEALEQLKPLTRLPISVQPNAGLPQNVGGRNIYMTSPEYIAEYSKRFIQTGAAIVGGCCGTNPEHIKAIRRAVKALQPIKRAEMRVADLKVTAPEAVKVYPMSEKSRLSNKLLRKEFVTLVELVSPKGVLPVKEVEKARKLFHFGIDAINIPDGPRASARMSALALAVTILQKVGIEPVLHFACRDRNVIGMQSDLLGAWALGVRNLIAITGDPPKLGNYPDATAVFDVDAIGLVNIINRLNHGLDLAGNPIGEPTGFCIGVGFNPGAINLDEEIRRLDWKIEAGAEYIVTQPVFDIRILEKAMKRIEYVKLPLLCGIWPLVSYRNAEFMNNEVPGASVPPEIMERMRKTTTKEEGFAEGVKIARETFEHVRNEVAGVQLSAPMGRIEGIFSILAK; encoded by the coding sequence ATGAAAACTTTCCGCGAGCGGTTGGGCAAAGAAGTCATCCTCTTCGATGGCGGTGTCGGCACATACTTGTATGAAAAGGGGATTTTCATCAATACATGCTTTGATGAGCTGAATCTCATCAATCCCGACATCGTCAGCGAAGTGCATCGTGACTATGTGAATGCAGGGGCCGATGTGATCGAGACGAACACGTACGGCGCCAACCGCTTCAAGCTTGCCGCGCACGGACTCGAAACGAAAGTCCATGAAGTGAATCTCAAAGGGGCCCAAATCGCAAAGAAGATTGCCGGTGACTCGGTTCTCGTTGCCGGTTCTGTTGGTCCCCTTGGCGTCCAAATCGAGCCATTAGGCAAACTCTCGTATGACGAAGCGAAGGATGTCTTCAAGGAACAAATCAAAGGTCTCCTCGATGGCGGCGCTGATCTGATTATTCTCGAAACATTCTCGCTCGTGTCCGAGCTTCAACAGGCAATCCGCGCCGCCAAGGAGTTGAATCCCGACATCCCCATCATCGCCCAAGTCACGATCAACGACGACGGCAACTTGCTCAGCGGCGCATCGATGCAGAGCTTTGTTGAAGGCATGGCGCAGTTCCAACTTGACGCCATCGGCTTAAACTGCTCCGTCGGCCCGAAGACGATGCTCGAAGCGCTTGAACAACTGAAGCCGCTCACCCGCTTGCCCATCTCCGTCCAGCCGAATGCCGGACTTCCGCAAAATGTCGGCGGACGAAACATCTACATGACGTCGCCGGAATACATCGCCGAATATTCAAAGAGATTCATTCAAACCGGCGCTGCAATTGTCGGGGGATGCTGCGGAACAAATCCCGAACACATCAAAGCCATTCGCCGCGCCGTCAAGGCGCTTCAGCCGATCAAGCGTGCCGAGATGCGTGTCGCCGATTTGAAAGTCACGGCGCCCGAGGCGGTGAAGGTCTATCCGATGTCCGAGAAATCCCGTCTTTCCAACAAATTACTCCGCAAGGAATTTGTCACGCTGGTCGAACTCGTTTCACCGAAAGGCGTTCTGCCGGTAAAAGAGGTCGAGAAAGCGCGCAAGCTGTTTCACTTCGGCATTGACGCAATCAACATTCCTGACGGACCTCGTGCAAGCGCCCGCATGTCGGCGCTGGCTCTTGCAGTCACGATTCTTCAGAAAGTCGGCATCGAGCCTGTGTTGCATTTTGCCTGCCGCGACAGAAATGTGATCGGCATGCAATCAGATTTGTTGGGCGCGTGGGCTCTCGGCGTTCGCAATCTCATAGCCATCACCGGCGATCCGCCGAAGTTGGGCAACTATCCCGACGCAACAGCGGTGTTCGATGTTGACGCGATTGGACTCGTCAACATCATCAATCGCCTCAATCACGGACTCGATCTCGCGGGCAACCCCATCGGCGAGCCAACAGGATTTTGCATCGGAGTCGGATTCAATCCCGGCGCCATCAATCTTGATGAAGAAATCAGACGATTGGATTGGAAGATAGAAGCCGGGGCCGAGTACATCGTCACGCAGCCGGTGTTCGACATTCGCATTCTTGAAAAAGCAATGAAGCGGATTGAGTACGTGAAGCTGCCGTTGCTCTGCGGCATCTGGCCGCTTGTTTCATACCGCAACGCCGAGTTCATGAACAACGAAGTCCCCGGCGCCAGCGTCCCGCCAGAAATTATGGAACGCATGCGCAAAACCACAACGAAGGAAGAAGGCTTCGCCGAAGGCGTGAAAATTGCTCGTGAGACATTCGAGCACGTTAGAAACGAAGTCGCCGGCGTCCAACTCTCCGCTCCGATGGGGAGGATTGAGGGGATATTCAGCATATTGGCGAAGTGA
- a CDS encoding class I SAM-dependent methyltransferase — translation MPVNTSNSFSPDGSNGYEAVAEDFMSHRAGSTIGVATVRQWAKFLPPGGAVLDLGCGHGVPVSQTLVDEGFRVYGVDASAAMISAFRARFPNAPAEQNKVEDSRFFGLRFDGVIAWGLMFLLTGDAQANVIRKVAAALKPGGKFLFTAPGQECEWPDNLTGQTSRSLGSDAYRLLLKSAGLVLEDEAVDEGQNHYFFVRKPDNSAA, via the coding sequence ATGCCTGTGAACACCTCCAATAGCTTCTCCCCCGACGGATCCAATGGCTACGAGGCCGTGGCAGAGGACTTCATGTCGCACCGGGCGGGCTCGACGATCGGCGTGGCAACCGTGCGGCAATGGGCAAAGTTCCTTCCGCCGGGTGGCGCTGTTCTCGATCTCGGATGCGGCCATGGGGTACCGGTTTCCCAAACGCTGGTTGACGAGGGTTTCAGGGTCTACGGCGTCGACGCGTCAGCCGCCATGATCTCGGCATTCCGTGCCCGGTTCCCGAATGCGCCGGCGGAACAGAACAAGGTTGAGGATTCCCGGTTCTTCGGCCTCCGGTTCGATGGTGTGATCGCTTGGGGCTTGATGTTCCTGCTGACGGGAGATGCCCAGGCGAATGTCATCCGGAAGGTTGCGGCAGCGCTCAAGCCCGGAGGCAAGTTTCTCTTCACCGCGCCGGGGCAGGAGTGTGAGTGGCCCGACAATCTCACCGGGCAAACGTCCCGCTCGCTCGGCTCGGACGCGTACCGCCTTCTGTTGAAATCGGCGGGTCTGGTTCTCGAAGATGAGGCTGTCGATGAGGGGCAGAACCATTATTTCTTCGTCCGCAAACCGGACAACAGTGCGGCTTAA
- a CDS encoding dihydrofolate reductase family protein: MRTQYYTATSLDGYIATNDDSLEWLFALGDVNETSYPEFIKDVGAMAMGSATYEWLLRHLVKPGPASPVEWPHTQPTWVFTSRLLPGIPGADIRFVKGDVRPVHEQMQAAAQGKNLWLTGGGDLVGQFYDAGLLDDIIVQIASVTLGSGKPLLPRQITSPSLKLVSVRQMGEGFAELRYEVRYAHR, from the coding sequence ATGCGCACCCAATACTACACCGCAACAAGTCTCGACGGCTACATCGCCACCAACGATGACTCGCTGGAGTGGCTCTTTGCGTTGGGCGATGTGAACGAAACGAGCTATCCGGAGTTCATCAAGGATGTCGGAGCGATGGCGATGGGCTCGGCGACGTACGAGTGGCTATTGAGACACCTTGTGAAGCCGGGCCCGGCATCGCCCGTCGAATGGCCACACACACAGCCAACGTGGGTTTTCACGAGTCGTCTACTTCCGGGCATTCCGGGAGCAGACATCCGGTTTGTGAAAGGCGACGTTCGCCCGGTGCACGAGCAAATGCAGGCGGCGGCACAAGGCAAGAATCTCTGGCTGACCGGCGGCGGCGACCTTGTGGGACAGTTCTACGATGCCGGCCTGCTGGATGATATCATTGTGCAGATCGCCTCGGTGACGCTCGGTTCAGGCAAGCCGCTTCTTCCCCGGCAGATCACCTCTCCCTCCCTCAAGCTCGTATCCGTCAGGCAGATGGGAGAAGGATTTGCGGAGTTGCGCTATGAAGTCCGGTACGCGCATCGGTAG
- a CDS encoding cysteine desulfurase — MRRIYLDHTATTPLDDRVFEAMRPYFSQTFGNASSVHAFGREAKSALEKARETLAKAIGAHSGEVFFTSGGTESDNFAIRGFARAGLKGGKNHIITSAAEHHAVLEPCEILREEGFDVTILPVDVNGLVSPDQVMKAITDRTCLVSIMHANNEVGSVSPIKEIVKAAHERGVVVHTDAVQTLGKIPLDVAGLGVDLMTISAHKLYGPKGIGALYAKKGTELEPMLHGGGQERGKRPGTENVPLAAGFAKAVELAVYEMPDEMKRLASLCDNLQSQILNRFPAAIINGHPTNRLPHILNISFDSSKIQLEGEMLVMNMDLEGIAVTSGSACTSGSMQPSHVLLAMGRDAKTARATLRFAFGKSNATEDIACVVEKLGGVLKRMTRQ, encoded by the coding sequence ATGCGCCGCATCTATCTCGATCATACCGCCACAACACCGCTCGACGACAGAGTCTTTGAAGCGATGCGTCCCTATTTCTCTCAAACATTCGGGAACGCTTCGTCTGTACACGCATTCGGTCGGGAGGCAAAGTCGGCGTTGGAGAAGGCGCGGGAAACTCTTGCAAAGGCAATCGGCGCGCACAGCGGCGAAGTGTTCTTCACAAGTGGCGGAACGGAATCCGATAACTTTGCGATACGAGGTTTTGCAAGAGCGGGCTTGAAGGGGGGGAAGAATCACATCATCACCTCGGCTGCTGAACATCATGCAGTTCTTGAGCCATGCGAAATATTGAGGGAAGAGGGATTTGATGTTACGATATTGCCGGTGGATGTGAATGGCCTCGTCTCTCCGGATCAGGTGATGAAGGCAATCACCGACAGAACCTGCCTCGTCTCCATCATGCACGCAAACAATGAAGTCGGATCAGTCTCTCCAATCAAAGAGATCGTGAAAGCAGCGCATGAGAGGGGAGTGGTTGTTCACACCGATGCCGTTCAGACGTTAGGCAAAATTCCGCTCGATGTTGCAGGGTTGGGAGTAGATTTGATGACGATTTCCGCCCATAAATTGTATGGCCCGAAAGGCATCGGCGCGTTGTACGCGAAGAAGGGAACGGAACTTGAGCCAATGTTGCACGGCGGCGGACAAGAACGAGGCAAGCGTCCCGGAACAGAGAACGTGCCGCTGGCTGCGGGTTTTGCGAAGGCGGTCGAGTTGGCGGTCTACGAAATGCCTGACGAAATGAAGCGACTTGCATCTCTTTGCGACAATCTCCAATCCCAAATCCTTAATCGCTTTCCGGCTGCCATCATCAACGGCCACCCGACGAACCGGCTTCCGCATATACTCAACATCTCGTTCGACAGCAGCAAGATTCAGCTTGAAGGGGAGATGTTGGTGATGAATATGGATTTAGAAGGAATTGCCGTCACCAGCGGCTCGGCGTGCACGTCGGGGAGTATGCAGCCTTCACACGTTCTGCTTGCGATGGGGCGTGATGCGAAAACGGCGAGGGCAACCCTCAGGTTTGCGTTCGGGAAAAGCAATGCGACAGAAGATATTGCTTGCGTCGTCGAGAAGCTTGGCGGGGTGCTGAAGCGGATGACAAGACAGTAG
- a CDS encoding T9SS type A sorting domain-containing protein, translated as MARPFVLMFTCLLIDVAFAQPGQWFTRTPMPVGRQETAPAVLNGRIYIPAGYTVGGQVSTIVEVFDPATNSWSTIAPVPEPLHHYGLAAANGRLYLLGAYQGSTFTPMNRGYVFIPDSNLWRPVANLPVARGAHMAVEFNGKIYLIGGIIGGLTTTRTDVYDPATNSWTTVADMPSAREHTAAARIDSLIYVIGGRIGSTNNDILEAYSPATNTWYTKAPMPTARGGLAAAAMNGRLYVFGGEIPGVFHQSEEYDPATNSWRAVASMLTPRHGMGAATVADSIYVIGGAVVAGFGATDANELFTLPSLSVGDAGEKPHAFMLHQNYPNPFNPSTRIEYELPESGNVILTIHDILGREIRVLLKEQKPAGRHVAEFSARDLPNGVYFYRMQTTRFTATRKMILLQ; from the coding sequence ATGGCGCGCCCGTTCGTCTTGATGTTCACGTGTTTGTTGATTGATGTTGCGTTTGCCCAGCCGGGACAATGGTTCACGCGCACGCCGATGCCTGTAGGGCGTCAAGAGACGGCTCCCGCGGTACTGAACGGAAGAATCTACATTCCGGCAGGATACACGGTGGGGGGACAGGTGAGCACCATCGTTGAGGTGTTCGACCCGGCCACCAACTCGTGGTCAACTATTGCGCCGGTTCCCGAACCTCTTCACCATTATGGACTTGCGGCTGCGAACGGAAGGCTCTACCTTCTCGGCGCTTATCAGGGGAGTACGTTCACGCCGATGAACCGCGGGTATGTCTTCATTCCTGATTCGAATCTCTGGCGTCCGGTTGCGAATCTTCCCGTTGCCCGCGGAGCTCACATGGCCGTTGAGTTTAACGGAAAGATTTATCTTATCGGCGGCATCATCGGCGGACTCACAACGACTCGAACAGATGTCTACGATCCGGCCACGAATTCCTGGACGACAGTCGCTGACATGCCCTCGGCTCGCGAACACACCGCGGCCGCAAGAATTGATTCGTTGATCTACGTTATTGGCGGGCGAATCGGCTCGACGAACAACGACATTCTCGAAGCGTACTCTCCCGCAACGAATACATGGTATACCAAAGCCCCGATGCCGACAGCCCGTGGCGGACTTGCAGCAGCGGCGATGAACGGTAGGTTGTATGTGTTCGGCGGCGAGATACCGGGCGTTTTCCATCAGAGTGAAGAATACGATCCGGCAACGAACTCCTGGCGTGCCGTTGCTTCCATGCTCACACCGCGTCACGGCATGGGCGCCGCGACAGTTGCCGACTCGATTTATGTGATAGGCGGGGCTGTCGTTGCCGGGTTTGGCGCAACCGATGCGAATGAATTGTTTACCTTGCCGAGCCTTTCGGTCGGAGATGCAGGGGAGAAGCCGCATGCATTCATGCTTCATCAGAACTACCCGAATCCATTCAATCCCTCGACAAGAATTGAGTATGAACTCCCTGAGTCCGGGAACGTGATACTGACTATTCATGATATTCTCGGAAGGGAAATCCGTGTACTTCTCAAAGAACAAAAGCCTGCAGGCCGGCACGTGGCTGAATTTTCCGCAAGAGATCTTCCGAACGGAGTCTATTTCTACAGAATGCAGACGACTCGGTTCACGGCAACCCGCAAGATGATCCTACTTCAATAA
- a CDS encoding TerC family protein codes for MEILASPEAWVALVTLTVLEIVLGIDNIIFISILSGKLPIDQQAKARTTGLALATITRVLLLLSLTWVMSLTAPLLAIFGNEISGRDLILILGGLFLIAKSTHEIHDKLEGAEGKSAAKVKAKFSSIIIQILLLDIVFSLDSVITAVGMARHIEIMIAAVVIAVVVMMLSAGAISSFVDRHPTVKMLALSFLLLIGVTLIAEGFDQHISKGYVYFAMAFSVFVEMLNLRLRSKSREPVKLHSPFGHVNQA; via the coding sequence ATGGAAATACTGGCAAGTCCCGAAGCGTGGGTCGCGTTGGTGACGCTTACCGTTCTGGAAATTGTGTTGGGGATTGACAACATCATTTTCATCTCCATTCTCTCGGGTAAGCTCCCCATAGACCAGCAGGCGAAAGCCCGCACGACGGGGCTGGCGTTGGCGACGATCACTCGAGTGTTGCTGCTGCTTTCTCTGACGTGGGTCATGAGTCTGACAGCTCCGCTGTTGGCCATCTTCGGGAACGAGATTTCAGGGAGGGACTTGATTCTCATACTCGGCGGTTTGTTCCTGATCGCCAAGAGTACGCACGAGATTCACGACAAACTGGAGGGGGCCGAAGGAAAATCTGCCGCAAAAGTGAAAGCGAAATTCTCGAGCATCATCATTCAAATTCTGCTCCTCGATATCGTCTTCTCGCTCGACTCAGTGATCACGGCGGTGGGCATGGCACGCCATATCGAGATCATGATCGCTGCCGTTGTTATTGCAGTAGTTGTGATGATGCTGTCGGCGGGTGCTATCAGCAGTTTCGTCGATCGTCACCCGACGGTGAAGATGCTTGCGCTGAGTTTTCTGCTGTTGATAGGCGTGACACTGATTGCTGAAGGATTCGACCAACATATCTCAAAAGGGTACGTGTACTTTGCGATGGCGTTTTCTGTGTTCGTCGAAATGCTAAACCTCCGGCTCCGCTCGAAGAGTCGGGAGCCGGTGAAGTTGCATTCACCCTTTGGCCACGTGAACCAGGCTTGA
- a CDS encoding alpha/beta hydrolase: protein MSRWKRTLIYAAVPVVVVYFGIVGWYYVKEDSFLYFPRQGLRSAEEFDMNIKTVEFPASDGVQLVGWIVPSLMPDTSQFWVLYFHGNGGNISSRGYVAHYRALRNLGLNVFAIDYRGYGLSEGSPSEQGLYLDGRAAFDYLVNQRHISPRRIIIFGYSLGAAVAIHLATEVAAAGLIVEGAFTSAVDVGRERYPFFPINWMMKSRFDSESRMHAVAEPSLFLHAVRDEIIPFEFGRRLFDAAREPKFFVETAGGHNTAHTADSAKFYSSIADFIRQLTLPGNND, encoded by the coding sequence ATGTCGCGCTGGAAACGTACACTTATTTATGCCGCAGTTCCTGTTGTCGTTGTCTACTTCGGAATCGTCGGATGGTATTACGTCAAGGAAGATTCGTTCCTCTACTTTCCGCGGCAAGGATTGCGAAGCGCGGAAGAATTCGATATGAACATTAAAACGGTCGAATTCCCTGCAAGCGACGGTGTCCAACTCGTCGGCTGGATTGTTCCGTCGCTGATGCCGGATACCTCGCAGTTTTGGGTTCTGTATTTTCATGGAAACGGCGGCAACATCTCGTCCCGCGGATACGTGGCACATTATCGGGCGCTTCGCAATTTGGGACTGAACGTCTTTGCGATCGACTATCGCGGATACGGATTGAGCGAAGGCTCACCGAGCGAGCAGGGACTGTATCTTGACGGGCGAGCAGCCTTCGATTACCTCGTCAATCAACGGCACATCTCTCCGCGCCGGATCATTATCTTCGGATATTCGTTGGGTGCCGCGGTTGCCATTCATCTTGCCACGGAAGTTGCTGCTGCCGGACTTATTGTCGAAGGGGCCTTCACGTCGGCAGTCGATGTCGGGCGTGAGCGGTATCCCTTTTTTCCCATCAATTGGATGATGAAGAGCAGATTCGATTCCGAAAGTCGCATGCACGCTGTGGCAGAGCCGTCGCTTTTTCTTCACGCCGTCAGAGATGAGATCATTCCGTTTGAGTTCGGGCGGCGATTGTTTGACGCGGCTCGCGAACCGAAGTTCTTCGTCGAAACTGCGGGAGGGCACAACACTGCGCATACCGCCGATTCGGCAAAGTTCTACAGCAGCATCGCAGATTTTATCCGGCAGTTGACTCTGCCCGGCAACAACGACTAA
- the rsmI gene encoding 16S rRNA (cytidine(1402)-2'-O)-methyltransferase — MSGILYLVATPIGNADDITFRALNVLKSADVIICEERREGERLLRHFRIQKPVEQLNEHNEAAASHNILHHLASGKNVALISDCGTPVFSDPGQLLVRKAIDQKVTIVPIPGASSLMPALTVSGFSIDQFLFYGWLSPKKERRRAELKQLMQERRTIVLMDTPYRLASLLRDLADTFANTRRMCIAFNLTMPDEKMFYGNAVELHKQFSTREMKGEFVIVIEGKPTERRK, encoded by the coding sequence ATGAGCGGCATTCTGTACCTTGTCGCAACGCCGATCGGCAACGCTGATGATATCACGTTTCGTGCATTGAACGTGTTGAAATCCGCGGATGTAATTATCTGCGAGGAACGTCGGGAAGGGGAACGCCTGCTTCGACATTTCCGGATTCAGAAACCGGTTGAACAGCTCAACGAACACAACGAAGCCGCCGCTTCGCACAACATTCTTCATCATCTCGCGTCCGGCAAGAACGTCGCGCTCATATCCGACTGCGGGACGCCCGTGTTTTCCGACCCCGGCCAACTGCTCGTTCGGAAGGCAATCGATCAAAAAGTTACCATCGTTCCGATTCCCGGAGCTTCATCACTCATGCCCGCGCTGACTGTCTCAGGGTTTTCGATCGATCAGTTTTTGTTCTACGGTTGGCTGTCGCCCAAAAAAGAACGCCGTCGTGCTGAACTGAAGCAGCTTATGCAGGAACGGCGAACAATCGTGTTGATGGATACACCGTACCGGTTGGCGTCTCTTCTTAGGGATCTGGCCGACACATTTGCCAACACGCGGCGCATGTGTATTGCGTTCAATCTCACAATGCCCGACGAGAAGATGTTCTACGGCAACGCCGTTGAGTTGCACAAACAATTTTCAACAAGAGAAATGAAGGGGGAGTTTGTGATTGTTATCGAAGGCAAACCGACCGAGCGCAGGAAGTAG